The Dehalogenimonas lykanthroporepellens BL-DC-9 genome includes a window with the following:
- a CDS encoding transcriptional regulator, XRE family (manually curated~PFAM: helix-turn-helix domain protein~KEGG: adg:Adeg_1361 transcriptional regulator, XRE family~SMART: helix-turn-helix domain protein), which translates to MSTNNSLEHTIVKRLSEYRRLSGITQQELASRIGTKQPVISEFERMMNSLTLGFIERVANALGVEIKIRIQPGHTDDIYGGS; encoded by the coding sequence ATGAGTACTAATAATTCTTTAGAACATACAATTGTAAAGAGGTTGTCGGAGTACAGACGGTTGAGTGGTATTACTCAGCAAGAACTGGCTTCTCGAATTGGTACAAAACAGCCCGTTATATCTGAGTTTGAACGTATGATGAATTCACTGACATTGGGTTTCATTGAAAGAGTAGCAAACGCTCTTGGGGTTGAAATCAAAATCAGGATACAACCTGGCCATACTGATGACATATATGGAGGTTCCTAG
- a CDS encoding 4Fe-4S ferredoxin iron-sulfur binding domain protein (KEGG: dev:DhcVS_1353 reductive dehalogenase~manually curated~PFAM: 4Fe-4S ferredoxin iron-sulfur binding domain protein) — protein MTSDLNDLPSPVGGFRSIPSPKDYGVPRWEGKPEDNAKMIRTVAKAIGCSYVGIIDLNDHKLGPIINLFYSEMAVKFEEGIGDYKLQGLNTICYPSNCRYLIVLVPQMKSIYKRFGNFTTLATAGQDSTDKVLHLAKMMNFLHGIGYLGFEIRSPLPPLEILTGIGEYNRTHGPPITPAFGNECLSGTFSILTDLPLAPSKPIDMGILKYCENCLKCAVACPSGAIDKNKLPSWEINTGPWNASNDHKGYKNNSFKCMEFIVESIATGFRPRLMGHCMNCVYSCPFTQSTMLDKYLRPLPNVMPTLSLDREHTRQFWDIDLPEFGMKSIINTPKIGGQNV, from the coding sequence TTGACATCCGACCTCAATGACTTACCTTCTCCCGTTGGGGGATTTCGCTCAATTCCGTCTCCCAAAGATTATGGGGTGCCACGCTGGGAAGGCAAGCCGGAAGATAATGCCAAGATGATCCGAACGGTGGCAAAAGCCATTGGGTGTTCTTATGTAGGAATTATCGATTTAAATGACCACAAATTGGGGCCTATTATAAATCTATTTTACTCAGAAATGGCTGTGAAATTTGAAGAGGGAATCGGAGACTATAAGCTTCAAGGCCTGAATACAATCTGTTACCCGAGCAATTGTAGATATTTGATCGTCCTTGTTCCACAAATGAAGAGTATCTATAAGAGATTCGGTAACTTCACTACACTGGCAACGGCTGGGCAAGATTCAACGGACAAGGTATTACATTTGGCAAAAATGATGAATTTCTTGCATGGAATTGGGTACCTGGGATTCGAAATAAGATCACCCCTTCCTCCTCTAGAAATATTAACCGGCATTGGAGAATATAACCGAACCCACGGACCACCTATCACACCGGCTTTTGGCAACGAATGTTTGTCTGGGACGTTTAGTATTCTCACGGACTTGCCTTTAGCGCCGAGCAAACCGATTGATATGGGGATCCTGAAATACTGTGAAAATTGCCTGAAATGCGCAGTCGCCTGCCCATCTGGCGCGATTGACAAAAACAAATTACCGAGTTGGGAAATTAACACAGGACCTTGGAACGCATCTAATGATCACAAAGGATACAAGAATAATTCTTTTAAATGCATGGAATTCATCGTCGAGAGCATTGCAACTGGATTTCGGCCAAGATTGATGGGCCATTGTATGAATTGTGTTTATTCTTGCCCATTCACCCAATCCACAATGCTTGACAAATACCTTAGACCTCTACCAAATGTAATGCCTACTTTATCTTTAGACCGAGAACATACCCGACAATTTTGGGACATCGACCTGCCGGAATTTGGAATGAAGTCAATCATTAACACTCCGAAAATAGGGGGGCAAAACGTATAA
- a CDS encoding reductive dehalogenase (KEGG: dev:DhcVS_99 reductive dehalogenase), with amino-acid sequence MDRYHSSISNKDFMQGLSLSEKGKDSSDEFRDLDQMLSASELNKPWFIKDIDVPTVEIDLKLHNPYPQSANVYNINTFFRYLNDPKIEAEIISNSKLRETNGILQQLPGNSLRDISLVKALISDYYYVR; translated from the coding sequence ATGGATAGATACCATTCTTCGATCAGTAACAAGGATTTCATGCAAGGTCTTTCTTTGTCCGAAAAAGGCAAGGATAGTAGTGATGAATTTCGGGACTTGGACCAGATGTTGAGTGCATCGGAGTTAAATAAACCCTGGTTTATCAAAGATATCGACGTGCCTACTGTCGAAATCGATTTAAAATTACACAACCCATATCCTCAGTCTGCGAATGTATATAATATTAATACGTTTTTCAGATATCTAAACGATCCCAAAATAGAAGCGGAGATTATTAGTAATAGTAAACTCCGCGAAACAAATGGCATTCTGCAACAATTGCCTGGGAATTCTCTACGCGATATATCTCTCGTGAAGGCACTAATATCCGATTATTATTATGTGAGATAG
- a CDS encoding cytochrome c class I (KEGG: bxe:Bxe_B0307 putative cytochrome c~manually curated~PFAM: cytochrome c class I): MGTSPKQPSLVLSGLVVVPLISLLIVFSGCGSTPSTTTTKPTTTTAPVTFAQLAQSGQVLYTTKCAGCHGDNGQGVRAPALWGPNSHLSDLGNAQLLLGYTSSAMPPGSASSLSRQNHIDIVCYLLIQSNAITGSTPFNEAQLSSIILK; this comes from the coding sequence ATGGGAACATCACCTAAGCAACCATCACTTGTTTTGTCGGGGTTGGTAGTTGTTCCGTTAATATCTTTACTGATAGTGTTTTCCGGCTGTGGTTCGACACCATCTACGACTACAACCAAACCCACCACAACTACGGCACCCGTCACTTTCGCACAGCTGGCACAAAGTGGGCAGGTGCTTTATACCACCAAATGTGCCGGTTGCCACGGTGATAACGGCCAAGGTGTAAGGGCTCCCGCACTTTGGGGACCGAACTCCCATCTATCTGATCTTGGAAATGCTCAACTACTGCTTGGCTACACCTCGAGTGCGATGCCGCCTGGTTCAGCAAGTAGCCTTTCGCGACAGAATCACATTGATATAGTCTGTTACTTGCTCATCCAATCTAATGCAATAACAGGTAGTACTCCCTTTAACGAGGCTCAATTAAGCAGCATTATTTTGAAATAG
- a CDS encoding Integrase catalytic region (PFAM: Integrase catalytic region~KEGG: neu:NE0155 integrase catalytic subunit): MKELRLKYPVPILRRMLGVSGSGFYAWMDRPLSKRGQEEARLELEIKAADKRTRQTYGPERLQRDLAAHGVKVGICRIKRIRKKLGIRCKQKSKFKVTTDSRHRLPVAGNLLAQKFVASRPNDVWLTDITYISTDEGWLYLAGHKDLWNGEIVGYAMGKRLTRNLVNESLLRAVAAKHPAEGLLHHSDRGSQYCSLEYRRLLERFGLRASMSRKGNCYDNAPMESFWGTLKQELVNHRRYRTRQEAIREITEYIEIFYNRQRRQARLGFLSPAAYAQQFYAGLVAA, encoded by the coding sequence ATGAAAGAACTGCGGCTCAAATATCCAGTCCCTATTCTCCGGCGAATGCTTGGTGTCTCCGGTAGCGGCTTTTATGCCTGGATGGATAGGCCTTTATCGAAGCGGGGTCAGGAGGAAGCGCGGCTTGAGTTGGAGATCAAGGCAGCGGATAAGCGGACGCGCCAGACCTATGGGCCGGAGCGACTACAGCGGGATTTGGCAGCGCACGGCGTGAAGGTGGGTATTTGCCGTATCAAGCGTATCCGGAAAAAGCTGGGGATACGTTGCAAACAGAAGAGTAAGTTCAAGGTTACCACGGATTCCAGGCACAGGTTGCCGGTAGCCGGAAACCTGTTGGCGCAGAAGTTTGTGGCCTCCAGGCCGAATGATGTATGGCTCACCGATATCACCTATATTTCCACCGATGAAGGTTGGCTGTATCTGGCAGGCCACAAGGACCTGTGGAATGGCGAAATTGTCGGATATGCCATGGGTAAGCGCTTGACCAGAAACCTGGTCAATGAGTCTTTGCTTCGGGCGGTGGCCGCTAAACATCCGGCCGAGGGGCTGTTGCACCACTCTGACCGGGGTAGCCAGTATTGCTCCCTTGAGTACCGGCGACTACTGGAACGATTTGGCTTGAGAGCTTCCATGAGCCGGAAAGGGAACTGCTACGACAACGCACCTATGGAGAGCTTCTGGGGAACGCTAAAACAGGAACTGGTGAATCATCGGCGCTATAGAACCAGACAAGAAGCCATCCGGGAGATCACGGAGTATATCGAAATCTTCTACAACCGGCAACGCCGGCAAGCCAGGCTGGGATTCTTGTCGCCGGCGGCTTATGCTCAACAATTCTACGCAGGACTGGTGGCGGCATGA
- a CDS encoding transposase IS3/IS911 family protein (PFAM: transposase IS3/IS911 family protein~KEGG: bvi:Bcep1808_7228 transposase IS3/IS911 family protein), translating to MERIPHGKYTREFRLEAVKLVTEDKLSVAEAARRLALPSNTLDNWLRKHRAGKLEEVGKSYRPLTEVEMELARVKKENAELKMEREILKKAAAYFARESLPGTRR from the coding sequence ATGGAAAGGATTCCACACGGGAAGTATACGAGGGAGTTCAGGCTGGAAGCGGTGAAGCTGGTGACAGAGGATAAATTGTCTGTGGCGGAAGCTGCCAGGCGGCTGGCACTGCCGTCAAACACCTTGGACAACTGGCTCAGGAAACACAGAGCCGGCAAGCTTGAAGAAGTGGGCAAGTCATACCGGCCGCTGACAGAAGTAGAGATGGAGCTGGCCCGGGTAAAGAAGGAAAATGCCGAACTCAAAATGGAGCGGGAAATATTAAAAAAAGCAGCCGCGTACTTTGCCAGGGAGTCGCTGCCCGGTACGCGGCGATGA